One Chryseobacterium sp. StRB126 genomic region harbors:
- a CDS encoding lipoprotein signal peptidase — protein sequence MKKILAITFLVLLIDQASKIYIKTHFELNESIPVIEGFFNKTFVENPGMAYGFHFGGIIGKYFLVILRIFLIGGMVYMFKKWLKEGASNYLLVPMAIIFAGAIGNLIDGMFYGMIFDSGTVYDASTDRWIGYGGVSKFVPFGQGYSTFMKGCVVDMLHFPVVDWYVPDSWPIIGGKHIEFFKYIFNVADSAITVGAAFLLIFRKKAFPNGLEF from the coding sequence ATGAAAAAGATCTTAGCTATCACATTTTTGGTGTTGTTGATAGACCAAGCCTCAAAAATTTATATTAAAACTCATTTCGAACTGAATGAGAGCATTCCGGTTATAGAAGGATTCTTTAATAAAACTTTTGTTGAAAATCCAGGAATGGCTTATGGCTTTCATTTTGGTGGCATTATCGGAAAATATTTCCTTGTTATCCTAAGGATTTTTCTGATTGGAGGAATGGTTTATATGTTTAAAAAATGGTTGAAAGAAGGTGCTTCCAACTATCTTTTAGTTCCAATGGCGATCATCTTTGCCGGAGCTATCGGAAATCTTATTGACGGAATGTTCTACGGAATGATCTTCGATAGCGGAACAGTTTATGATGCCAGCACTGACCGATGGATTGGCTACGGCGGAGTTTCAAAATTTGTTCCGTTTGGACAAGGATATTCCACTTTTATGAAAGGATGTGTTGTAGATATGCTTCACTTTCCGGTAGTAGACTGGTATGTTCCGGATAGCTGGCCTATCATAGGCGGAAAGCATATTGAATTCTTTAAATATATTTTCAATGTTGCCGATTCGGCGATTACTGTAGGAGCTGCTTTCCTATTAATCTTCAGAAAAAAAGCATTCCCTAACGGACTTGAATTCTAA
- a CDS encoding TraR/DksA family transcriptional regulator — protein MSDERVRYSDADLQEFRAIIKEKIEKAEKDLQLIRESFINDQNNGTDDTSPTFKAFEEGAETLSKEQNSILAGRQEKFVRDLKNALIRIENKTYGVCRVTGKLIPKERLLAVPHATLSIEAKNMQK, from the coding sequence ATGTCAGACGAAAGAGTTAGATACAGCGATGCTGATTTACAGGAATTTAGAGCGATCATAAAAGAAAAAATAGAAAAGGCAGAGAAAGATCTTCAGCTAATCAGAGAAAGTTTCATCAATGACCAGAATAATGGGACTGATGATACTTCACCTACATTCAAAGCATTTGAGGAAGGTGCAGAAACTTTGAGCAAAGAGCAGAACTCTATTCTTGCAGGAAGACAGGAAAAATTCGTCCGTGATCTGAAGAATGCTTTAATCAGAATTGAAAACAAGACTTACGGTGTTTGTAGAGTAACAGGAAAATTAATTCCTAAGGAAAGACTTTTAGCCGTTCCTCATGCTACTTTAAGCATCGAAGCGAAAAACATGCAAAAATAG
- a CDS encoding M23 family metallopeptidase, which yields MKIFSKLMVAICLITTIITQAQNNYPQNYFRNPLNIPMQLAANFGAVRTNHFHMGLDLRTNSQENLSVLAAADGYVSRIKVERYGFGNAVYITHPNGFTTVYAHLNKYFDKLDEYVKEKQYKDEKWEQDITFQPGQFPVTKGQLIALSGNTGGSAGPHLHFEIRDTKTEECLNPLLFGFNIPDSVAPIVSGLYWYDRRFSTYEPGANGIAVKKAGNVYTADVVKVNSPMISFGIKAVDKANQGFNLGIYKAEILMDGKLIYGFSIDKVSYDDTRYLNGCIDYTKFIRDKVGVQHLSALQGMKLQNYSAPNLSGIISLQDENVHNIEIVLKDVKGNTSRLITKVQLTNAGSGIATSGKTILANEEKTLTTENAEINFSKNAVYDAVNFNMYEKNSSDGNAVSNTIVLQNPYLPVQDYYTLKIKPNRKLSKEEKERVVALFNYGSDKDAVKAKWNSDQAEAQFNRLGTAELILDNSLPSVSSNWKEGAIVNGGPLRLKGSTKVGDIVSFRAELDGKWLRFAREKNDFVYVFDEKCPKGSGSHTLKVTTINSAGNTNTQNFTFQR from the coding sequence ATGAAAATCTTCTCCAAACTGATGGTTGCTATTTGTTTAATCACTACAATTATCACACAGGCCCAAAATAACTATCCACAAAACTATTTCCGTAACCCACTGAATATTCCTATGCAGTTGGCTGCCAATTTTGGTGCGGTAAGAACCAATCATTTCCATATGGGATTGGATCTGAGGACGAACAGTCAGGAAAATTTATCTGTATTGGCTGCAGCAGATGGCTATGTAAGCAGAATAAAAGTAGAACGATATGGCTTCGGAAATGCGGTGTACATTACCCATCCGAATGGTTTTACTACAGTCTATGCCCATTTGAATAAATATTTTGATAAGCTGGATGAGTATGTAAAGGAGAAGCAATACAAAGATGAAAAATGGGAACAGGATATTACCTTCCAGCCGGGACAGTTTCCGGTGACAAAAGGGCAGCTTATTGCTTTGAGTGGAAATACCGGTGGTTCAGCAGGACCACACTTACATTTTGAAATACGAGATACCAAAACAGAAGAATGTCTTAATCCGCTATTATTTGGATTTAATATTCCGGATTCTGTAGCCCCTATTGTCAGTGGATTGTATTGGTATGACCGTAGATTCAGTACTTACGAGCCCGGAGCTAATGGAATTGCCGTTAAAAAAGCTGGAAATGTTTACACAGCTGATGTTGTAAAAGTTAATTCTCCAATGATAAGTTTTGGAATTAAAGCCGTAGATAAAGCCAACCAGGGATTTAATCTGGGGATTTATAAGGCCGAAATCTTGATGGATGGAAAGTTAATCTATGGTTTTAGCATTGATAAGGTAAGCTATGATGATACCCGTTATCTGAATGGCTGTATAGATTACACTAAATTTATTAGGGATAAAGTAGGAGTTCAGCATCTGTCTGCATTGCAAGGAATGAAACTGCAAAATTACAGTGCGCCCAATCTGTCAGGAATTATCAGCCTTCAGGATGAAAACGTTCACAATATTGAAATTGTTTTAAAAGATGTAAAAGGAAATACCAGCCGATTAATTACAAAAGTTCAGTTGACTAATGCCGGAAGCGGAATTGCAACTTCCGGAAAAACAATTTTAGCCAATGAAGAGAAAACTCTTACCACTGAAAATGCAGAAATCAACTTCAGTAAAAATGCTGTGTATGATGCTGTGAATTTTAATATGTACGAAAAAAACAGTTCGGATGGGAACGCCGTTTCCAATACCATTGTTTTGCAGAATCCATATCTTCCGGTTCAGGATTATTACACCTTGAAAATAAAACCTAACAGGAAACTTTCCAAAGAAGAAAAAGAAAGAGTAGTGGCTTTGTTTAATTATGGAAGTGATAAAGATGCTGTAAAAGCAAAATGGAATAGTGATCAGGCAGAAGCTCAGTTCAACAGGTTGGGCACTGCGGAATTGATATTGGATAACAGCCTGCCATCAGTTTCATCAAACTGGAAAGAAGGAGCTATTGTAAACGGTGGTCCTTTACGGTTAAAAGGAAGCACAAAAGTGGGTGATATTGTTTCATTCAGAGCGGAATTAGATGGTAAGTGGCTTCGGTTTGCCCGTGAAAAAAATGATTTTGTGTATGTTTTTGACGAGAAATGTCCAAAAGGCTCAGGTTCTCATACTTTAAAAGTCACAACCATCAATAGCGCAGGAAATACGAATACACAGAATTTTACATTTCAGAGATAA
- a CDS encoding DUF2683 family protein encodes MESIIVHPKNAMELSALKSVLKEMNIKFEKAHVKSSYNGQKVIKKASDNKNVKPAAKPSKPKGQQ; translated from the coding sequence ATGGAATCAATCATAGTACATCCAAAAAATGCAATGGAGCTTAGCGCACTGAAAAGTGTTTTGAAAGAAATGAACATTAAATTTGAGAAAGCTCATGTGAAAAGTTCATATAACGGACAAAAAGTGATTAAGAAAGCGAGCGATAATAAAAATGTAAAACCAGCTGCAAAACCTTCAAAACCTAAAGGACAACAGTAA
- a CDS encoding phenylacetate--CoA ligase family protein, translated as MEFHPFIEQSSTQEIKAFQEEKLQQLLVYLEGNSPFYQRLFKENNINVREIQTLEDLQKIPVTTKNDLQQYNHDFFCITPDKIVDYSTTSGTLGDPVTFGLSDGDLERLAYNEAISFACAGIQKGDVVQMITTIDKRFMAGLAYFLGLRKMGASVVRMGPGIPELQWDSIFRYKPKYLITVPSFLLKMIDYAEKHGLDYKNSSVYGAVCIGESIKNQDFTDNILSQKIKEKWDIKLFSTYASTEMSTAFTECEFQIGGHHHPELIITEILDDEGNIVKEGESGELTITTLGVEAIPLLRFKTGDIVKAHYEPCECGRNTMRLGPVIGRKQQMIKYKGTTLYPPAMNDILNDFSNILCYQIVIQANEIGLDEIIIKLSTDQETENFVNEVRDHFRAKLRVSPKIEIIDFNILSKTVFNPNSRKPITFIDLR; from the coding sequence TTGGAATTTCATCCATTCATCGAACAATCGAGCACACAGGAAATAAAGGCATTTCAGGAAGAAAAACTTCAGCAGCTTCTGGTTTATCTTGAAGGTAATTCACCTTTTTATCAGAGACTGTTTAAAGAAAATAATATCAATGTAAGAGAGATCCAAACATTGGAAGATCTGCAGAAGATTCCTGTGACAACAAAGAATGATCTGCAGCAGTATAATCATGATTTTTTCTGTATTACTCCTGATAAGATTGTAGATTATAGCACTACTTCGGGAACGTTGGGGGATCCGGTAACTTTCGGGTTGTCTGATGGAGACCTTGAGAGGCTGGCATACAATGAAGCCATATCTTTTGCCTGTGCCGGAATTCAGAAAGGAGATGTAGTACAGATGATTACTACCATTGATAAACGTTTCATGGCAGGACTTGCTTATTTTTTAGGATTAAGAAAGATGGGTGCCAGCGTTGTCAGGATGGGACCGGGAATACCTGAGTTACAATGGGATTCTATTTTCAGATACAAACCGAAATACCTGATTACTGTACCTTCATTTTTACTGAAGATGATCGATTATGCTGAAAAACATGGCCTGGATTATAAAAATTCAAGTGTTTATGGAGCAGTATGCATTGGGGAAAGCATCAAAAATCAGGACTTTACAGATAATATTCTTTCGCAGAAGATCAAAGAAAAGTGGGATATTAAGCTCTTTTCCACGTATGCTTCTACAGAAATGAGTACAGCTTTTACCGAGTGTGAGTTTCAAATCGGAGGACATCATCATCCTGAGTTAATCATCACAGAAATTCTGGACGATGAAGGAAATATTGTAAAAGAAGGGGAGAGTGGAGAACTTACGATTACTACTTTAGGTGTAGAAGCTATTCCTTTGCTGAGGTTTAAAACCGGGGATATTGTAAAAGCGCATTATGAACCATGTGAATGTGGAAGGAATACGATGCGACTGGGGCCTGTGATCGGAAGAAAACAGCAGATGATCAAATATAAAGGTACAACACTGTATCCGCCTGCTATGAATGATATTCTGAATGATTTCAGCAATATTCTGTGTTACCAGATCGTGATTCAGGCTAATGAGATCGGACTGGATGAAATTATCATCAAATTAAGTACAGATCAGGAAACTGAAAACTTTGTGAATGAGGTAAGAGATCATTTCCGTGCAAAACTGAGAGTAAGCCCAAAAATTGAAATCATCGATTTTAATATTCTTTCTAAAACTGTTTTTAATCCAAATAGCAGAAAACCAATTACTTTTATTGATTTAAGATAA
- a CDS encoding DUF6576 domain-containing protein — translation MSEVLILVIIVTAVLAFFNREWIRNRFSPKKHTYYTIDDQFNSDKRDREKEIDRLLSKMGKNGINDLSEKDRKRLDELSKM, via the coding sequence ATGAGCGAAGTATTGATTTTGGTAATCATTGTAACAGCAGTGCTGGCTTTTTTCAACAGAGAATGGATCAGAAACAGATTTTCTCCAAAGAAGCACACTTACTACACCATTGATGACCAGTTTAATTCTGATAAACGCGACAGGGAGAAAGAAATAGACAGACTTTTAAGTAAAATGGGCAAAAACGGAATTAATGATCTTTCCGAAAAAGACCGGAAAAGACTTGATGAGCTGTCTAAAATGTAA
- a CDS encoding NAD(P)/FAD-dependent oxidoreductase, producing MSKEFVDVLVIGAGPSGCVSSSYLKKNNVSVKVVEKTKFPRLVVGESLIPRVMDHFDEAGLFPALDKMGFEKKLGARFLRGDEVCIFDFSNKFGEGWDWTWQVPRADFDNTLAQEVINKGVDLEFETEVIDIKFDGTDSITTVKTKDGETKEIHAKFVIDSSGYGRVLPRLLDLEKPSKLSPHSAIFSHVNDSNREPGEEGTLISFDIIETEVWLWVIPFSNGNTSLGIVGPTEYIDKLSENGDTAEALRKAISLSDYYVKRFGDVEFLFEPKHLKDYSCSVKTLFGDGFALTGNASEFLDPVFSSGMAFATESGMLAAKLALRQLNGEKIDWQTEYTDYILYGVDVFTTYVKEWYTGNLQELFFHQPENPDVKKKICAVLAGYVWNKDNPFVKKHDTVIKNLANLIKLEKEQTQE from the coding sequence ATGAGCAAAGAATTTGTTGACGTTCTTGTAATCGGAGCAGGACCTTCCGGATGCGTTTCTTCATCATACTTAAAGAAGAATAACGTCAGCGTAAAAGTTGTTGAAAAGACAAAATTCCCAAGACTGGTAGTTGGTGAAAGCTTAATTCCAAGGGTAATGGACCACTTTGACGAGGCGGGACTTTTTCCTGCATTAGATAAAATGGGCTTTGAAAAAAAACTGGGTGCCCGTTTCCTTCGTGGTGACGAAGTCTGCATTTTTGATTTCAGCAATAAATTCGGGGAAGGCTGGGACTGGACCTGGCAGGTTCCTAGAGCTGATTTTGATAATACCCTGGCTCAGGAAGTAATTAATAAAGGAGTAGACCTTGAATTTGAAACGGAAGTTATCGATATCAAGTTTGATGGTACAGATTCTATCACAACGGTAAAAACTAAAGACGGAGAAACTAAAGAAATCCACGCAAAATTCGTGATTGATTCAAGCGGCTACGGAAGAGTTTTACCCCGTTTGCTTGATCTTGAAAAACCTTCAAAACTTTCACCTCATTCTGCAATATTTTCTCATGTAAATGATAGTAACAGAGAGCCTGGAGAGGAAGGCACTTTGATTTCTTTTGATATTATTGAAACCGAAGTATGGCTTTGGGTGATTCCTTTTTCTAATGGAAATACAAGTTTAGGGATTGTAGGCCCAACTGAATATATTGATAAATTATCTGAGAACGGAGATACTGCCGAGGCTTTAAGAAAAGCAATTTCCCTTTCAGATTATTATGTAAAACGTTTTGGTGACGTAGAGTTCCTTTTTGAGCCCAAACACCTGAAAGACTATTCATGTTCTGTAAAGACATTATTCGGAGACGGATTCGCCTTAACCGGTAACGCTTCGGAATTCCTTGATCCTGTTTTTTCTTCGGGAATGGCTTTCGCTACAGAATCAGGAATGCTGGCTGCTAAACTGGCATTAAGACAGCTGAATGGTGAAAAAATCGACTGGCAAACAGAATACACGGATTATATTTTATATGGTGTGGATGTCTTCACTACTTATGTAAAAGAATGGTACACCGGAAATCTTCAGGAATTATTCTTCCATCAACCTGAAAACCCGGATGTAAAGAAAAAGATCTGCGCAGTATTAGCCGGATATGTCTGGAATAAGGACAATCCTTTTGTGAAAAAGCATGATACAGTGATTAAGAATCTTGCCAACCTCATCAAACTTGAAAAAGAACAAACTCAAGAATAA
- a CDS encoding vancomycin high temperature exclusion protein — protein sequence MRKIIKNIFKFFLLLLVAGIIFIAWANYSIRKESAASVSYNIADVPEAKTALLLGTGKMLSNGMPNAYFYNRIKAATDLYKSGKVQYIIVSGDNSSKEYNEPEDMQLALVQQGIPQNKTILDHAGFRTLDSVVRAKDIFGQTKLIIISQKFHNERAVFLAQKNGIQAFGYNAEDVNKYAGLKTNLREYLAKAKVYWDLIFGVEPKFGGEKIIIP from the coding sequence ATGAGAAAAATAATCAAAAATATTTTTAAATTTTTCCTGCTTCTTCTGGTTGCAGGAATTATTTTTATTGCCTGGGCCAATTACAGCATTAGAAAGGAAAGTGCAGCTTCTGTATCTTACAATATCGCAGATGTACCTGAAGCAAAAACGGCTTTACTGTTAGGAACTGGAAAAATGTTAAGCAACGGAATGCCCAATGCCTATTTCTATAACAGAATCAAAGCGGCTACGGATCTGTATAAAAGCGGAAAAGTTCAATACATCATTGTAAGTGGAGACAACAGCAGCAAGGAGTATAATGAACCGGAAGATATGCAGTTGGCGTTGGTGCAGCAAGGTATTCCACAGAACAAAACCATTCTGGATCATGCAGGTTTCCGAACTTTGGATTCAGTGGTAAGAGCAAAGGATATTTTCGGGCAAACCAAATTGATCATCATCTCTCAAAAGTTCCACAACGAAAGAGCGGTCTTTCTTGCTCAGAAAAACGGAATACAGGCCTTTGGGTATAATGCGGAAGATGTGAATAAATACGCGGGGTTAAAGACCAATTTAAGAGAGTATCTTGCCAAAGCTAAAGTGTATTGGGATTTGATCTTTGGAGTGGAGCCTAAATTTGGTGGGGAAAAGATTATTATTCCGTAA
- the trpS gene encoding tryptophan--tRNA ligase — MSRILTGIQATGTPHLGNLLGAIIPAIELSKQEGNESFLFIANLHTLTQIKDAQTLRQNTYEIAAAWLACGLDTEKTFFYRQSDIAETCELSWHLSCFFPYQRLTLAHSFKDKADRLQDVNAGLFTYPILMAADILLYDAEIVPVGKDQLQHLEIARDVASRFNNQMGEVFVLPQSELQEDTKYVPGTDGRKMSKSMGNIINIFLPEKELKKQVMSIESDSKSLEEPKDPATDKTFQIYELIATSEQTEELRAKYLAGNFGYGHAKKELLDLILTRFEKERETFNYYMNNLDELEAKLQEGAAKTKPIALATLKRVRTSLGY; from the coding sequence ATGTCAAGAATTCTTACCGGCATTCAAGCCACCGGAACACCCCATCTTGGAAATTTATTAGGGGCTATTATTCCTGCGATCGAACTTTCTAAGCAGGAAGGAAATGAATCATTTTTATTTATTGCGAATCTTCATACGCTTACCCAGATTAAAGATGCGCAGACTTTAAGACAGAATACCTACGAGATTGCTGCGGCTTGGCTTGCTTGTGGATTAGATACCGAAAAAACATTTTTCTACAGACAAAGTGATATCGCTGAAACCTGTGAACTATCTTGGCATTTATCATGTTTTTTTCCTTATCAAAGATTAACATTAGCGCATTCATTTAAGGATAAGGCTGACAGACTTCAGGATGTAAATGCCGGTTTGTTTACCTACCCTATTTTGATGGCTGCAGATATTTTACTATACGATGCAGAGATTGTTCCTGTTGGAAAAGATCAACTTCAGCATTTGGAAATTGCAAGAGATGTAGCTTCAAGGTTTAACAACCAGATGGGCGAAGTTTTTGTACTGCCACAATCTGAACTTCAGGAAGACACCAAATATGTTCCCGGAACAGATGGTCGTAAAATGTCTAAATCAATGGGAAATATCATCAATATCTTCCTGCCTGAAAAAGAATTGAAGAAACAGGTAATGAGTATTGAGTCTGATTCTAAGTCTTTAGAAGAGCCTAAGGATCCTGCAACAGATAAAACATTCCAGATTTATGAGCTTATCGCTACATCTGAGCAGACTGAGGAATTAAGAGCAAAATATTTAGCAGGTAACTTCGGTTATGGTCATGCGAAAAAAGAGCTATTAGACCTTATTTTAACCCGTTTTGAGAAGGAAAGAGAAACGTTCAATTATTATATGAACAATCTTGATGAACTGGAAGCTAAGCTTCAGGAAGGTGCTGCAAAAACAAAACCGATTGCTCTGGCAACGCTGAAAAGAGTAAGAACAAGCTTAGGATATTAA
- the ileS gene encoding isoleucine--tRNA ligase, whose translation MSQFKEYKNLNLIDVAENVAEFWKQNKTFNKSVEIRQGNPEFVFYEGPPSANGMPGIHHVMARALKDIFCRYQTQNGKQVFRKAGWDTHGLPVELGVEKELGITKEDIGKKISIEDYNKACREAVMRYTDVWNNLTEKIGYWVDLDDPYITYKSKYMETVWWLLKQLYDKSLLYKGYTIQPYSPKAGTGLSSHELNQPGTYRDVSDTTVVAQFKVKKDSSALFNDVDGDVHILAWTTTPWTLPSNTALTVGRDIEYVVVKTFNQYTFEPVKVVLSSVLLPKVFGKKYAEGTDEDFANYTPETKVIPFRILKEFTGEKLVDTRYEQLVPWFTPNDNPENAFRVILGDFVTTEDGTGIVHTAPTFGADDARVSKMAQPEIPPMLVKDDNDNLVPLVDLQGKFIQGENVPEVFSGKYIKNEYYDEGTAPEKSWDVELAILLKTENKAFKVEKYVHSYPHCWRTDKPVLYYPLDSWFVKMTAVKDRLVNLNKEINWKPKATGEGRFANWLENVNDWNLSRSRYWGIPLPIWRTEDLKEEKIIGSVEELYNEIEKSIAAGIMTENPFKGFEVGNMSESNYELVDLHKNVVDKVVLVSDSGKAMKRESDLIDVWFDSGSMPYAQLHYPFENKEMIDSNKAFPADFIAEGVDQTRGWFYTLHAIGTAVFDSVAYKNVMSNGLVLDKNGQKMSKRLGNAVDPFETLSVYGPDATRWYMISNANPWENLKFDIEGIDEVRRKFFGTLYNTYSFFSLYANVDGFNYSEKEVENRPEIDRWILSELNLLIKEVKAFYEDYEPTRVARAINTFVNDNLSNWYVRLCRRRFWKGDYSDDKISAYQTLYTCLEVVAKLSAPIAPFFMDQLYQDLNKVTGKENCESVHLTDFPVADESLIDQDLVEKTHLAQNITSMVFSLRKKENVKVRQPLQKVLIPVLDAKTEAQILAVADLIKQEVNVKELQLINAEEASHLIVKQIKPNFKALGPKLGKDMKVVGAEITNLTTEQIAALEKEGKLDVQGYEITLDDVEISTKDIPGWTVTSDGKTTVALDLTLTDELKSEGVAREFINRIQNLRKEKDFELTDRINISIEENSPFLEDIKKNEEYISSEVLSNKIEIVSSLSNFNEIEIDEVNFKINVEKN comes from the coding sequence ATGAGCCAATTTAAAGAATACAAAAACCTCAACCTTATTGACGTAGCAGAGAATGTAGCGGAATTTTGGAAACAAAATAAAACTTTCAATAAGAGTGTTGAGATTCGTCAGGGAAATCCTGAGTTTGTTTTTTATGAAGGTCCGCCTTCAGCAAACGGTATGCCTGGAATTCACCACGTAATGGCAAGAGCATTGAAGGATATTTTCTGCCGTTACCAGACTCAAAACGGAAAGCAGGTTTTCCGTAAGGCAGGCTGGGATACGCATGGTCTTCCTGTGGAACTGGGTGTAGAAAAAGAATTAGGAATTACAAAAGAAGATATTGGCAAAAAAATCTCTATTGAAGATTATAATAAAGCTTGTCGTGAAGCTGTAATGCGTTATACCGATGTATGGAATAACCTTACAGAAAAAATCGGATATTGGGTAGACCTTGATGATCCGTACATCACGTACAAGTCAAAATATATGGAAACTGTTTGGTGGTTGTTGAAGCAATTATATGACAAAAGCTTGTTGTATAAAGGGTATACAATCCAGCCCTACTCTCCGAAAGCAGGAACAGGACTTTCTTCTCACGAATTGAACCAGCCTGGAACGTATCGTGATGTTTCAGATACAACGGTTGTGGCTCAGTTTAAAGTTAAGAAAGATTCATCTGCTTTATTCAACGATGTTGACGGAGATGTACATATCCTTGCATGGACGACGACTCCATGGACGTTGCCATCCAACACCGCACTTACAGTAGGTAGAGATATTGAATATGTTGTTGTTAAAACATTCAACCAATATACATTTGAGCCCGTAAAGGTTGTATTATCAAGCGTTCTTTTACCTAAAGTATTCGGTAAGAAATACGCTGAAGGTACAGACGAGGATTTTGCCAACTACACTCCGGAAACTAAAGTAATTCCATTTAGAATTTTAAAAGAATTTACCGGAGAAAAACTTGTTGATACAAGATATGAGCAATTAGTTCCTTGGTTTACGCCAAATGATAACCCTGAAAATGCTTTCAGAGTAATCTTAGGGGATTTCGTTACAACAGAGGATGGTACAGGTATCGTACACACAGCTCCTACTTTTGGTGCTGATGATGCGAGAGTGTCTAAAATGGCTCAGCCAGAGATTCCGCCAATGTTGGTAAAGGATGACAATGACAATCTTGTTCCATTGGTAGATTTACAGGGTAAATTTATTCAGGGAGAAAATGTTCCTGAAGTATTCTCAGGAAAATATATCAAGAACGAATATTACGATGAAGGAACTGCTCCTGAGAAATCTTGGGATGTAGAATTGGCGATCTTATTGAAAACAGAGAACAAAGCCTTCAAAGTAGAGAAATATGTTCACTCCTATCCACACTGCTGGAGAACAGACAAGCCGGTATTATACTATCCGTTGGATTCATGGTTTGTGAAGATGACTGCTGTAAAAGACAGATTGGTTAATCTGAACAAAGAAATCAATTGGAAACCAAAAGCTACCGGAGAAGGACGTTTTGCCAACTGGTTGGAAAATGTGAACGACTGGAACTTATCCCGGTCAAGATACTGGGGTATTCCGTTGCCAATCTGGAGAACAGAGGATCTGAAAGAAGAAAAGATCATCGGTTCTGTAGAGGAACTTTACAACGAGATTGAAAAATCTATTGCTGCAGGAATAATGACTGAAAATCCATTCAAAGGTTTTGAAGTAGGAAATATGTCTGAATCTAACTATGAATTGGTAGATCTTCACAAAAATGTAGTGGATAAAGTTGTATTGGTTTCTGATTCCGGAAAAGCCATGAAACGTGAAAGTGACTTGATCGACGTTTGGTTCGATTCAGGTTCTATGCCGTATGCTCAATTGCATTATCCTTTCGAGAACAAGGAAATGATCGACAGCAACAAGGCATTCCCTGCTGACTTCATTGCAGAAGGTGTTGACCAGACCCGTGGTTGGTTCTATACATTACATGCGATCGGAACGGCTGTTTTTGACTCTGTTGCCTATAAAAATGTAATGAGTAACGGTCTTGTTTTGGATAAAAACGGACAGAAAATGTCCAAACGTTTAGGAAATGCAGTAGATCCGTTTGAAACACTTTCTGTTTACGGACCGGATGCTACCCGTTGGTACATGATCTCGAATGCCAATCCTTGGGAAAACCTGAAGTTTGATATTGAAGGAATTGATGAGGTAAGAAGAAAATTCTTCGGAACTCTTTACAATACGTATTCATTCTTCTCATTATATGCGAATGTTGACGGATTCAATTATTCAGAAAAAGAAGTGGAAAACCGTCCTGAAATTGACAGATGGATCCTTTCTGAGCTGAACTTATTGATCAAGGAAGTAAAAGCATTCTATGAAGATTACGAACCTACAAGAGTAGCAAGAGCAATCAATACATTCGTAAACGATAACTTGAGTAACTGGTATGTAAGATTATGCAGAAGACGTTTCTGGAAAGGAGATTATTCTGATGATAAGATCTCTGCTTACCAAACTTTATATACTTGTCTTGAAGTAGTAGCAAAATTATCTGCTCCTATTGCTCCGTTCTTTATGGATCAGTTATATCAGGACTTAAATAAAGTAACAGGAAAAGAAAACTGTGAATCTGTACACTTAACAGACTTCCCGGTTGCTGATGAAAGTTTAATCGATCAGGATCTGGTTGAAAAAACACACTTAGCTCAGAACATTACGAGTATGGTTTTCTCTTTAAGAAAGAAAGAAAACGTGAAAGTTCGTCAGCCATTACAAAAAGTATTGATTCCTGTATTGGATGCTAAAACAGAAGCGCAGATTCTTGCTGTTGCAGATCTTATCAAACAGGAAGTAAACGTGAAAGAATTACAGTTAATTAATGCCGAAGAAGCATCTCACTTAATTGTAAAACAGATAAAACCAAACTTCAAAGCGCTTGGTCCTAAATTAGGAAAAGACATGAAGGTGGTTGGTGCCGAGATTACGAATCTTACCACAGAACAGATTGCCGCTCTTGAAAAAGAAGGAAAGCTGGATGTTCAGGGCTATGAGATCACGCTTGACGACGTGGAAATCTCTACTAAAGATATCCCGGGATGGACAGTAACTTCAGATGGTAAAACAACTGTGGCATTAGATTTGACGTTAACCGATGAGTTAAAATCAGAAGGTGTTGCAAGAGAGTTTATTAACAGAATTCAAAACCTGCGAAAAGAGAAAGATTTTGAACTGACAGACCGAATTAATATCTCCATTGAAGAAAACTCACCATTCCTTGAAGATATTAAGAAAAATGAGGAATATATTTCTTCTGAAGTCTTGTCAAATAAAATAGAAATTGTATCTTCACTTTCAAATTTTAACGAAATCGAAATAGATGAGGTTAATTTTAAGATAAATGTCGAAAAAAATTAA